The Daucus carota subsp. sativus chromosome 7, DH1 v3.0, whole genome shotgun sequence genome window below encodes:
- the LOC108194767 gene encoding uncharacterized protein LOC108194767, which produces MAPWNKPPAGFWKINVSGHSDEGIRSSTIGCLMRSRSGHFSCGYYGIVEYSEPIYTDLLAIYYGFKMADEENARYIEVESDSASAVYLVNNPNQNSEYSDILLNIRRLKDLAHQSCVLRYVERSSNLMAIRMSAYSYEKRVPITRLRCCPSDIFPELAADWYFSS; this is translated from the coding sequence ATGGCCCCATGGAATAAACCGCCCGCTGGTTTTTGGAAGATCAATGTAAGTGGTCATAGTGATGAAGGTATTCGCTCATCTACAATCGGATGTCTCATGAGGTCAAGGTCGGGTCATTTTTCCTGTGGATATTACGGGATAGTAGAATATTCAGAGCCTATTTATACAGATCTGTTGGCAATATACTATGGATTTAAGATGGCCGACGAGGAAAATGCAAGATACATTGAGGTCGAGTCAGATTCAGCATCAGCTGTTtatcttgtgaataaccctaaCCAAAACTccgaatattcagatatcttattAAACATTCGTAGGTTAAAAGATTTGGCACACCAATCTTGTGTACTTCGGTATGTGGAGAGATCATCGAACCTAATGGCTATCAGAATGTCAGCGTATTCTTACGAGAAAAGAGTCCCAATTACTCGTCTAAGGTGTTGCCCATCGGATATTTTTCCAGAACTTGCAGCAGATTGGTATTTCTCGTCCTAA